From a region of the Pirellulales bacterium genome:
- the lptB gene encoding LPS export ABC transporter ATP-binding protein, whose product MENVVISVHGLVKIYGRRRVVDGVDFDVRHGEIVGLLGPNGAGKTTSFRMACGMTEPNAGKVILNGLDVTGWPMYRRAREGGMGYLAQESSVFRKLSVENNLLGMMEMLGFDRKRRRNRCEDLLEKFDIARLRKSLAMSLSGGERRRLEIARCLVSDPRLILLDEPFTGIDPVTIASIQQIIRSLRDSGISILITDHQVRETLQITDRSYVIRGGRVLCHGRPKEVLSNPEARKYYFGEGMDMPDRDSHDRPHAA is encoded by the coding sequence ATGGAGAACGTCGTCATTTCGGTTCACGGCCTGGTGAAAATCTACGGCCGCCGGCGCGTCGTGGACGGGGTCGATTTCGACGTCCGCCACGGCGAGATCGTCGGGCTGCTCGGCCCCAACGGCGCCGGCAAGACCACCAGCTTTCGCATGGCCTGCGGCATGACCGAGCCCAACGCCGGCAAGGTGATCCTCAACGGTCTCGACGTCACGGGCTGGCCCATGTATCGCCGCGCCCGCGAGGGCGGCATGGGCTATCTGGCCCAGGAGTCGAGCGTGTTTCGCAAGCTGTCGGTTGAGAACAACTTGCTGGGCATGATGGAGATGCTGGGCTTCGACCGCAAGCGCCGCCGCAACCGTTGCGAGGATCTGCTGGAAAAGTTCGATATCGCCCGGTTGCGAAAGTCGCTGGCCATGTCGCTTTCGGGCGGCGAGCGGCGGCGGTTGGAGATCGCCCGCTGCCTGGTCTCCGACCCGCGGCTGATTTTGCTCGACGAGCCGTTCACCGGCATCGACCCGGTGACGATCGCCAGCATCCAGCAGATCATTCGCTCGCTGCGCGATTCGGGCATCTCGATCTTGATCACCGACCACCAGGTGCGCGAGACGTTGCAGATCACCGACCGCAGCTACGTCATCCGCGGCGGCCGGGTGCTTTGTCATGGCCGGCCGAAGGAAGTGCTCTCGAACCCGGAGGCACGCAAGTATTACTTCGGCGAAGGGATGGACATGCCCGACCGCGACAGCCACGATCGCCCGCATGCGGCGTAG
- a CDS encoding DUF4303 domain-containing protein codes for MTLETFADFRSIIRDEARQAYLDLLDRRSGEHVCAFALVTDADRFGANAAGDTIERRQQRLAKRPPRNRAEEKYHVWSYAWNTGEWDAIYSADRPRAHPSALSGEQGFKSMLAFEQAWSSSGGSERAFKGNMLRSTESGRDRGLRNRMKFLSGGIDQRKIGTQPSLELGIAEHSESVALDPH; via the coding sequence ATGACCTTGGAGACGTTTGCCGACTTTCGCTCGATCATCCGCGACGAGGCGCGGCAGGCATACCTGGATCTGCTGGATCGTCGCTCCGGCGAGCACGTTTGCGCCTTCGCGCTCGTCACCGATGCTGATCGCTTCGGCGCCAATGCGGCTGGCGACACGATCGAGCGCCGCCAGCAGCGCCTCGCCAAGCGGCCGCCAAGGAATAGGGCCGAAGAGAAATATCATGTGTGGTCGTACGCATGGAACACCGGCGAATGGGACGCCATCTACAGCGCTGATCGACCACGTGCCCATCCCTCGGCATTGTCAGGGGAGCAGGGGTTTAAGAGCATGCTCGCGTTCGAGCAAGCCTGGTCGTCGAGCGGAGGAAGCGAGCGCGCGTTCAAAGGCAACATGCTGCGGTCGACGGAATCAGGTCGCGACCGAGGGTTGCGGAACCGAATGAAATTCCTCAGCGGAGGGATCGACCAGCGCAAAATCGGGACCCAGCCATCGCTTGAACTCGGCATCGCTGAACACTCTGAGAGCGTAGCATTGGACCCTCATTGA
- a CDS encoding PPC domain-containing protein → MAWRTFFLAVLLAASPARAQMVAQRLRDDMPAIHHLQPTGLARGQTVEVTVMGERLEDLDRIVGPPGVKLAKVLAVEAKQARVAVEVAADAPPGVFACYFLAKHGLSNPKLVRIDPWPQTEEHEDNNSLSEATPVRWPCGVSGVLAAADHDWFRFDAAAGQRVVFDVLAQRLGSPLRPVLTLFDSAGRELAQQSAAPRDIAPDNRLVYTFPESGSYCLRLRDLTYAGADFATYQLRIGPIAFATAMYPLGGQRGSKVPVTFSGGTLDQPFIHTVDLTGDPSWQLMRWQFPFGDDVLAAPAFFTVGDAPEVLENEPNDEPPQAAPVNWPVTVNGRVDRPGDRDVFRFHLAAGGKLALRVAAQQLGSPLDALVTVSEAGGKELLSLDDRQPVPREPPVVRAIATPPIDDPLGEFTATVEGDYYLAIEDRYGNGGPEYAYRLELSPAAADFELVVQPAIANAAPPAGRRNGPVQATYAGIGSGSLSLDRGGTGSLVVRAFRNGYIGPIEISVEGLPEGVRASAATIAAGQNEATINLAADFAAVSSASLVRIVGSTAAQADVPAMKRLATQPVVWSSLPVNGALETRLSDVAVGVSRQGAELAIQASLADRLVPGGKVKLRVAAERREGYVGKIQLSLVNLPSGLASANGEIAAEQNAAEIELTAGTELTPGPHRVLVQATMPLAGKKEPVVATFPLDLNVLPLATVELASQQINLPQGGAAKVEFSVVRNVSAATAIELTLTGLPKGVAAESTTIAPGVERFELKLQAGEGATASPIRRIVQIKPHLQLGEQSVELPTLRFALRVTKP, encoded by the coding sequence ATGGCATGGCGGACGTTCTTTCTCGCGGTGCTTCTGGCGGCATCGCCGGCGCGGGCCCAGATGGTCGCCCAGCGGCTGCGCGACGATATGCCCGCCATCCATCATTTGCAGCCGACCGGCTTGGCCCGCGGACAAACCGTGGAAGTGACCGTCATGGGCGAGCGTCTGGAAGACCTTGACCGCATTGTCGGGCCGCCGGGAGTGAAGCTGGCCAAAGTTCTCGCCGTCGAGGCCAAGCAAGCGCGTGTGGCCGTGGAAGTGGCCGCCGACGCTCCGCCCGGTGTTTTCGCCTGCTACTTTCTGGCCAAGCACGGCCTGTCGAATCCCAAGTTGGTGCGCATCGACCCCTGGCCCCAGACCGAGGAGCACGAAGACAACAACAGCCTGTCGGAGGCCACGCCCGTGCGTTGGCCTTGCGGGGTATCCGGCGTGCTCGCGGCGGCCGACCATGATTGGTTTCGCTTCGACGCGGCGGCCGGCCAGCGAGTCGTGTTCGACGTGCTCGCCCAGCGGCTCGGTTCGCCGTTGCGGCCGGTGCTCACGCTCTTCGACTCCGCCGGACGCGAGCTGGCGCAGCAGTCGGCCGCACCGCGTGACATCGCCCCCGACAACCGCCTGGTCTACACATTCCCTGAGTCGGGCAGCTACTGTCTTCGTCTCCGCGACCTCACCTACGCCGGCGCCGACTTCGCCACCTACCAGTTGCGGATCGGGCCGATCGCCTTCGCCACCGCCATGTATCCCCTGGGCGGCCAGCGCGGGTCGAAGGTGCCCGTCACCTTCAGCGGCGGCACGCTCGACCAGCCGTTCATTCACACCGTCGATTTGACGGGCGACCCGTCGTGGCAACTTATGCGCTGGCAATTCCCGTTCGGCGACGACGTGCTTGCCGCTCCGGCGTTTTTCACCGTCGGCGACGCGCCGGAGGTGCTGGAGAACGAACCGAACGACGAGCCACCGCAGGCGGCGCCGGTAAATTGGCCCGTCACCGTCAATGGCCGCGTCGACCGGCCGGGCGATCGTGATGTGTTTCGTTTTCACCTCGCGGCGGGCGGCAAGCTGGCCTTGCGCGTGGCTGCCCAGCAGCTCGGCAGTCCCCTCGACGCCCTCGTCACCGTGAGTGAGGCCGGCGGCAAGGAGCTGCTTTCGCTCGACGACCGCCAGCCGGTGCCCCGCGAACCGCCGGTCGTGCGGGCCATCGCCACGCCGCCCATCGACGACCCGCTGGGTGAGTTTACGGCCACAGTGGAGGGAGACTATTACCTCGCGATCGAAGACCGCTATGGCAACGGCGGGCCGGAGTACGCCTATCGTCTGGAACTGAGCCCGGCGGCCGCCGACTTCGAGCTGGTCGTTCAGCCGGCCATCGCCAATGCTGCTCCGCCCGCCGGACGCCGCAATGGTCCCGTCCAAGCCACATACGCGGGCATCGGCAGCGGCTCGCTGAGCCTCGACCGGGGCGGCACCGGCAGTCTCGTGGTCCGGGCGTTTCGCAACGGATACATCGGCCCGATCGAGATCAGCGTCGAAGGTCTGCCCGAAGGCGTGCGGGCAAGCGCGGCGACCATCGCCGCCGGCCAGAACGAGGCCACCATCAACCTGGCGGCCGATTTCGCGGCTGTCAGCAGTGCCTCGCTGGTCCGCATCGTCGGCAGCACGGCTGCGCAGGCCGATGTGCCGGCGATGAAGCGGCTGGCGACGCAACCGGTCGTTTGGTCGTCGTTGCCGGTCAATGGCGCGCTGGAAACCCGTCTCTCGGACGTGGCCGTCGGCGTCAGCCGGCAAGGGGCCGAATTGGCGATTCAGGCCTCGCTGGCCGATCGGTTGGTGCCGGGCGGCAAGGTCAAGCTGCGGGTCGCCGCCGAGCGACGCGAGGGCTACGTGGGCAAGATTCAGCTCAGCCTGGTCAACCTGCCAAGCGGGTTGGCGTCCGCCAACGGTGAGATCGCCGCCGAACAAAACGCCGCCGAAATCGAATTGACGGCCGGCACAGAACTGACGCCCGGCCCGCACCGCGTACTCGTGCAGGCCACGATGCCCCTGGCCGGCAAAAAGGAACCCGTAGTGGCCACCTTCCCGCTCGACCTGAACGTGTTGCCCCTGGCCACGGTCGAGTTGGCCTCGCAGCAGATCAACCTGCCGCAGGGCGGTGCGGCCAAGGTGGAGTTCAGCGTGGTCCGCAACGTTTCGGCGGCGACCGCCATCGAGTTGACGTTGACAGGATTGCCCAAAGGCGTCGCCGCGGAGTCTACGACGATTGCTCCCGGCGTCGAACGTTTTGAGCTGAAGCTCCAAGCCGGCGAAGGCGCGACGGCCAGCCCAATTCGCCGCATCGTACAGATCAAGCCGCATTTGCAACTTGGCGAGCAGTCGGTCGAGTTGCCGACGTTGCGATTTGCATTGCGCGTGACGAAGCCGTAG